A stretch of Lathyrus oleraceus cultivar Zhongwan6 chromosome 6, CAAS_Psat_ZW6_1.0, whole genome shotgun sequence DNA encodes these proteins:
- the LOC127097731 gene encoding protein virilizer homolog isoform X2, whose protein sequence is MGRPEQCVLFAHTFVHSHLDEYVDEVIFSEPVVVNACEVLEQSASSVAQAVPLVGATSPPSFAIEVFVHCEGETRFRRLCQPFLYSQSSSNVLEVEAVVTSHLVVRGSYRSLSLLIYGNTAEDLGQFNIEFDDNALTDLVDSTEGKLEDLPLALHSTNFAIEDLRSSLSVLSIPVPVADISLEVKLFLQLMLKILELSEIGNNGHIGDDGHKVVSTVVSAISSYISGDICESISGRYQIGKRAEKFEELHNVVNKARKELTDVYRGFKQKNEIEFSECSPEGHYFELETEILDSKTLVDMFNQINHFRRHSSSIGDHFLSRNEHALLGLSMAYLLCSGRESCFQFVNSGGMQQIEMFFSKDGQNSTTITLLLLGVVERATRYSVGCEGFLGWWPREDESIPSGFSEGYSHLLELILSKPRHDVASLATYLLHRLRFYEVASRYESAVLSVLGNTSTFGRVTDVTLNMLSSAEVLLRKLLKLMNSRGPIEDPSPVACASRSLITGQTDGLLSYKTTSNLISSSSCCFSDWDIDTHLLGLLKERGFLSLSTALLSSSILRVERGHVMEIFMDVTSSIEAVILSFLFCRSGLIFLLQDPELSSTLIRAFRGGHHGNKEDSIPLRYASVLISKGFFCSPLEIGTIIGMHLKMVNVIDRLLSSNPQSEEFLWVVWELSALSRSDCGRQALFSFGNFPEAVSILIEALSSTKESESDGKNSGSLPVNLTIFHSVAEIIEAIVTDSTSSSLGSWIGHATELHRALHFSSPGSNRKDAPSRLLEWIDAGVVYNKHGGIGLLRYAALLASGGDAQLTSTSVLVSDLTDVENVVGESSGGSDINVMENLGKFTSEKSFDGVTLRDSSLSQLTTALRILSFISENPSMQTVAASLYDEGAVTVIYAILVNCRFMLERSSNNYDYLVDEGTECNATSDLLLERNRELSIVDLLVPSLMLLITLLQKLQEAKEQHRNTKLMNALLRVHREISPKLAACAAELSSPYPDYAIGYGAVCHLIASSLAFWPVYGWSPGLYHTLLASVQGTSLLTLGPKETCSLLYLLIDLFPEEDIWLWIGGMPLLTTRRMLAVGTLLGPQKEKHVNWYLESGSLGKLISQLSPHLDKIAEIVQHHAISALVVIQDLLRVFVTRIAFQNVTYASMLLQPILSSISSHVSESSPSDTDAYKVLRLLDFLVSLLEHPLGKGLLLRLGTLETLTKVLDRSLVIVDGKPTPDGRSSVKYNFNFFSWCLPVFKFIMLLFNSETSQYYSRRHDSNFFEKMKDEDYALILPYLLKSCQVLPVGKELLACLIAFKELASCSKGQMTFEAVLSGIHYNAREHDQKDDMDVNYNIPSMAEWKKCPPLLSCWMKLLRSIDTMEGLSPYAIEAVYALSVGSLQFCMNGDSLFSDRVLALKYLFGLSDDVTRSLDFPEENINCILDLSTMLSSKATVDDCLVTSHLQIPLYQVSETVKSLYLVLQRPVDSMELGDVVLPQNDVLDFPKALHMLENSVEKIDNYLDVGGLGDKFLWECPETLPDRLTQTNLAAKKKLSAMDGPVRRGRGESFQADVSAFSRGLAPSTVSSGPTRRDSFRQRKPNTSRPPSMHVDDYVARERNVDGITNVIAVPRTGSTGGRPPSIHVDEFMARQRERQNPSATVVGEAVGHLKNASPVKASDVEKSNKSKQLKTDLDDDLQGIDIVFDGEESDSDDKLSFLQLDDNLQQPAPVIVEQSSPHSIVEETESDAVDSSQFSRMGTPLGSNIDENVQSEFSSKMSGSRPDMSLTRESSVSSDRKYGEQADDTKNALQAKISGGYDSATTNSSFPVPLYNNPPTSMQLPVDSRIASQNFFLKNSPQHGGIATGSQGQYDPRFFPNQPPLPPMPPPPTISPVMSNGIDSLHSQSSSFANSPAGARRSVTFQGPSDYLSPFNNGSTASPFASSVPMPDSKYSRNSISSPSGPSRLAPPLPPTPPPYASSPYNLPSIKTPVSQPAPYNQASIGNTEHSQASIAPSGARLSSYPLNSSMMSLGYNRPASMPMTVFGNASNQQQNESQSSFLQSISVPQASFQSMHSVPQLQPLQPPQLPRPPQPPQLPRPPVQALQQLEQGMAVPSNVQVHELQMLQRSQVSSMQTYYQTQQQQFSHEQQQQQVQHTQQTGDAQSQELSNAGMSLHEYFKSPEAIQSLLSDRDKLCQLLEQQPKLMQMLQERLGQM, encoded by the exons ATGGGTCGACCAGAACAATGTGTCCTCTTCGCTCATACCTTCGTTCATTCACATCTCGATGAGTACGTCGACGAG GTAATTTTTTCAGAACCAGTTGTAGTCAACGCGTGTGAGGTTTTGGAACAGAGTGCATCATCAGTTGCCCAAGCAGTACCACTTGTTGG GGCAACTTCACCTCCATCATTTGCCATAGAGGTGTTTGTTCATTGTGAGGGAGAGACAAGGTTTAGAAGACTTTGTCAGCCTTTTCTCTATTCACAGTCTTCATCAAATGTATTGGAAGTGGAG GCTGTTGTCACTAGTCATCTAGTTGTGAGGGGCAGTTATCGCAGTTTGAGCTTGCTTATATATGGAAACACGGCTGAGGACTTGGGTCAGTTCAACATTGAGTTTGATGACAATGCGTTGACTGATCTTGTTGATTCTACTGAGGGGAAGCTTGAAGACCTGCCACTTGCATTGCATTCTACTAACTTTGCTATTGAAGATTTACGTTCTTCTTTGAGTGTCTTGTCTATTCCAGTTCCTGTAGCAGATATTTCTCTTGAAGTCAAACTTTTTTTACAGTTGATGTTAAAGATTTTAGAATTATCAGAGATTGGTAATAATGGACATATTGGAGATGATGGACATAAAGTTGTAAGTACTGTAGTATCGGCAATCTCTTCCTACATTTCTGGTGATATATGTGAATCAATCAGTGGGAGATATCAGATAGGGAAGAGAGCTGAGAAGTTTGAAGAGTTGCACAATGTTGTTAACAAGGCAAGAAAAGAGCTCACTGATGTCTATAGGGGTTTTAAGCAAAAGAATGAGATTGAATTCTCTGAATGTTCACCGGAGGGACATTATTTTGAATTGGAGACTGAAATATTGGATTCCAAAACACTGGTGGATATGTTTAATCAGATTAATCATTTCAGAAGGCACTCTTCATCTATAGGAGATCACTTTCTTTCTCGG AATGAACACGCTCTTCTAGGATTGAGCATGGCTTATTTACTATGTTCCGGTAGAGAGAGCTGTTTTCAATTTGTTAATAGTGGGGGAATGCAGCAGATTGAAATGTTTTTTTCCAAGGACGGCCAGAATTCTACTACTATTACGCTTCTGCTTCTTGGTGTTGTAGAGCGGGCTACTAGATATTCTGTTGGATGTGAAGGCTTTTTAGGTTGGTGGCCCCGGGAAGATGAAAGCATCCCCTCTGGTTTTAGTGAAGGTTATAGCCATTTGTTGGAGTTGATACTGTCAAAACCTCGACATGATGTTGCCTCCCTTGCAACCTATTTGCTTCATCGCTTAAGATTTTATGAAGTTGCTTCAAGATATGAG TCTGCAGTTCTGTCTGTGCTGGGAAACACCAGTACTTTTGGCAGGGTAACAGACGTTACTTTGAATATGCTTAGTTCTGCTGAAGTTCTGCTCAGAAAGCTCCTG AAATTGATGAATTCACGTGGTCCAATTGAAGATCCTTCTCCCGTGGCTTGTGCAAGTAGATCCCTGATTACTGGTCAAACAGATGGATTGTTGTCATATAAAACAACTTCCAACTTGATCAGTTCTTCGAGTTGTTGCTTTTCAGATTGGGATATCGATACACATTTACTTGGATTGTTAAAG GAGAGGGGATTTCTTTCATTATCAACTGCGCTGTTGTCATCATCTATACTGCGGGTGGAAAGGGGTCATGTCATGGAGATATTCATGGATGTCACATCATCTATTGAGGCTGTGATTCTATCATTTCTTTTTTGTCGTTCAG GCTTGATATTCCTATTACAGGATCCCGAACTTTCTAGTACTTTAATCCGTGCCTTTAGGGGTGGTCATCACGGCAACAAGGAAGATAGTATTCCGCTTCGCTATGCTTCCGTTTTGATATCAAAGGGTTTCTTTTGTAGTCCACTGGAGATAGGAACAATAATTGGGATGCATCTAAAAATG GTTAATGTGATTGATCGTTTGCTTTCATCAAATCCACAATCGGAAGAGTTCTTATGGGTTGTGTGGGAACTGTCTGCTCTCTCAAG GTCTGATTGTGGGCGTCAAGCACTGTTTTCTTTTGGAAACTTTCCAGAG GCTGTTTCCATCTTGATTGAAGCATTAAGTTCTACCAAGGAATCTGAATCCGATGGGAAAAACAGCG GATCTTTACCTGTAAATCTTACAATATTTCATTCAGTTGCTGAGATTATTGAAGCTATTGTTACTGATTCCACATCATCATCTTTGGGCTCTTGGATTGGACATGCTACAGAACTTCATAGGGCTCTGCATTTCTCTTCTCCTGGTTCTAACAGAAAAGATGCTCCCTCACGTCTGTTGGAATGGATAGATGCTGGTGTAGTATATAACAAACATGGGGGTATTGGTCTCCTACGTTATGCTGCTCTATTGGCTTCTGGAGGAGATGCCCAGTTAACTTCAACTAGTGTCCTAGTTTCAGATTTGACTGATGTTGAAAATGTTGTTGGAGAGTCTTCTGGTGGCTCTGATATTAATGTCATGGAGAATCTTGGGAAGTTCACATCTGAGAAGTCTTTTGATGGCGTTACTCTTCGTGATTCTTCTCTGTCACAGTTAACAACAGCATTGAGGATTTTGTCTTTTATTTCTGAGAACCCT TCTATGCAGACTGTTGCCGCGTCTCTCTATGATGAAGGTGCTGTTACAGTTATTTATGCCATTTTGGTCAACTGCCGATTTATGCTTGAGAGGTCCTCAAACAATTATG ATTACCTTGTAGACGAGGGTACCGAGTGCAATGCTACATCAGACTTACTATTGGAACGCAATCGTGAGCTGAGCATAGTTGATCTCTTGGTTCCTTCACTTATGCTACTGATTACACTTCTGCAGAAATTACAG GAAGCAAAGGAACAACACCGAAATACAAAATTAATGAATGCTCTTTTAAGAGTACACAGGGAAATAAG CCCCAAGCTAGCTGCATGTGCTGCAGAGTTATCATCTCCGTATCCTGATTACGCGATAGGTTATGGAGCTGTCTGTCATTTGATTGCATCTTCCCTTGCCTTTTGGCCAGTATATGGCTGGAGTCCAGGTCTTTATCACACTCTTCTTGCCAGCGTTCAGGGTACTTCATTGTTGACTCTAGGTCCAAAAGAAACATGCAGTTTGCTCTATCTTTTG ATTGATTTGTTTCCCGAGGAAGATATATGGCTCTGGATTGGTGGAATGCCTTTGTTAACTACACGAAGGATGTTGGCTGTTGGAACCCTATTAGGGCCTCAGAAGGAGAAGCATGTCAACTGGTATTTGGAATCTGGATCCCTTGGGAAGCTGATTAGCCAATTGTCACCACACCTTGACAAAATTGCTGAGATTGTACAGCACCATGCTATTTCT GCATTAGTAGTCATTCAAGATCTGCTGCGTGTTTTTGTAACTCGCATTGCTTTCCAAAATGTTACTTATGCATCTATGCTTTTACAACCAATATTGTCATCGATCAGTAGTCATGTTTCAGAATCATCCCCATCAGATACTGATGCATACAAG GTTTTGAGGCTTCTTGATTTTCTTGTCAGCCTATTAGAGCACCCACTTGGAAAG GGCCTATTGCTGAGACTGGGCACTCTTGAGACACTAACAAAAGTACTGGATAGATCTCTTGTCATTGTTGATGGAAAGCCAACTCCTGATGGTAGAAGTTCTGTAAAGTACAACTTTAATTTTTTTAGTTGGTGTCTCCCGGTGTTCAAGTTTATCATGCTTCTTTTTAATTCTGAAACTTCCCAATATTACTCCCGAAGACATGACTC TAACTTTTTTGAAAAGATGAAAGATGAAGATTATGCCCTCATTTTACCTTATCTTTTGAAGAGTTGCCAG GTCCTACCTGTTGGAAAAGAGTTACTTGCTTGTCTTATAGCTTTCAAAGAATTAGCTTCATGTAGTAAAGGTCAAATGACATTTGAAGCAGTTCTTTCCGGCATCCATTATAATGCTCGTGAGCATGATCAGAAAGATGATATGGATGTAAACTATAATATTCCTAGTATGGCAGAATGGAAAAAATGCCCTCCTTTACTTAGCTGTTGGATGAAGTTGTTGAGATCAATTGACACAATGGAGGGTTTGTCGCCTTATGCAATTGAAGCTGTCTATGCTTTATCTGTGGGGTCTCTACAGTTTTGCATGAATGGGGACAG TTTGTTTTCCGACAGAGTTCTCGCATTGAAGTACCTCTTTGGACTTTCTGACGATGTGACAAGATCACTCGATTTTCCTGAAGAAAATATAAACTGCATACTAGATTTGAGTACTATGTTAAGTTCAAAGGCTACTGTGGATGATTGTTTGGTCACCTCTCACTTGCAAATCCCGTTATACCAG GTTTCTGAGACAGTGAAATCATTGTACTTAGTATTGCAAAGGCCTGTTGATTCCATGGAGTTGGGTGATGTTGTTTTACCTCAAAATGACGTTTTAGATTTTCCAAAGGCACTTCACATGCTTGAAAACAGTGTTGAAAAGATCGACAATTATCTCGACGTTGGAGGACTTGGTGACAAATTTCTTTGGGAGTGTCCAGAAACGTTACCTGATAGATTAACACAAACAAATCTGGCTGCCAAAAAGAAATTGTCAGCAATGGATGGACCAGTGAGGCGAGGCAGAGGAGAAAGTTTTCAAGCTGATGTTTCTGCTTTTTCGCGTGGCTTAGCACCGTCTACTGTTTCCTCGGGTCCTACGCGTAGAGATTCCTTCCGGCAGCGCAAGCCGAATACCAGCAGACCACCATCTATGCACGTGGATGACTATGTGGCTAGGGAGAGAAATGTTGATGGGATTACCAATGTAATAGCAGTGCCACGAACAGGATCTACTGGTGGGAGACCCCCATCAATCCATGTGGATGAATTTATGGCCAGACAAAGGGAACGTCAGAACCCTTCAGCAACAGTAGTGGGAGAAGCCGTGGGACATCTAAAAAATGCTTCTCCTGTGAAAGCTTCAGATGTAGAGAAGTCAAACAAATCTAAGCAATTAAAAACAGATCTTGATGATGATCTTCAAGGAATTGATATAGTTTTTGATGGAGAGGAGTCTGACTCTGATGACAAATTGTCTTTCCTTCAACTGGATGATAATTTACAGCAGCCTGCCCCAGTTATTGTTGAGCAAAGCTCTCCCCACTCAATTGTTGAAGAGACAGAAAGTGATGCTGTTGATAGTAGCCAATTTTCTCGCATGGGTACCCCATTAGGATCTAACATCGATGAAAATGTCCAGAGTGAATTTTCTTCAAAGATGTCTGGTTCACGACCTGATATGTCATTGACTCGTGAATCAAGTGTCTCTTCAGACAGGAAATATGGCGAGCAGGCTGACGACACAAAGAATGCTCTTCAAGCAAAGATATCTGGTGGATATGATTCTGCAACAACAAATAGTTCGTTCCCAGTGCCTCTTTACAACAATCCACCAACATCTATGCAATTACCAGTTGATTCAAGGATTGCTTCTCAGAATTTCTTTTTAAAGAACAGTCCCCAACATGGTGGAATTGCTACAGGTTCTCAAGGACAGTATGACCCGAGATTTTTTCCGAACCAACCTCCTTTACCGCCCATGCCACCACCACCAACAATCTCACCTGTAATGTCAAATGGTATCGATTCATTGCATAGTCAATCATCCTCATTCGCTAATTCTCCAGCAGGTGCACGCCGTTCAGTTACATTTCAA GGACCATCAGATTATTTATCTCCATTCAACAACGGTTCAACTGCATCACCATTTGCATCTTCTGTTCCCATGCCAGATTCCAAATATTCTAGGAATTCTATATCTTCCCCTAGTGGACCTAGTAGACTTGCTCCTCCCCTGCCTCCTACACCACCTCCTTATGCATCTAGTCCATATAATTTACCATCTATCAAAACTCCTGTCTCACAACCTGCTCCATATAATCAAGCAAGTATTGGGAATACTGAACATTCTCAGGCCTCTATTGCTCCTTCAGGAGCCAGATTGTCATCCTACCCTTTAAATTCTTCGATGATGTCCTTGGGGTACAATAGGCCAGCTTCTATGCCAATGACTGTCTTCGGTAACGCCTCAAATCAGCAACAGAATGAGAGCCAGTCAAGCTTCTTGCAGAGTATCTCTGTCCCCCAAGCTTCCTTTCAGTCAATGCATTCAGTTCCACAGTTGCAGCCACTGCAGCCCCCCCAGCTTCCACGCCCTCCACAACCACCTCAGCTTCCTAGGCCTCCTGTTCAAGCTTTACAGCAGTTGGAACAAGGGATGGCCGTACCGAGCAATGTTCAAGTGCATGAGTTACAGATGCTGCAACGGTCTCAAGTTTCTTCAATGCAGACATATTATCAAACCCAGCAGCAACAATTTTCACATGAGCAGCAACAGCAGCAAGTTCAACATACTCAACAAACGGGGGATGCTCAATCACAGGAGCTTTCAAATGCTGGAATGTCATTACACGAGTATTTTAAGTCTCCAGAGGCCATTCAG TCTTTGTTGAGTGACCGCGACAAACTTTGCCAGCTGTTGGAGCAGCAACCAAAATTAATGCAGATGCTACAG GAAAGGTTAGGCCAGATGTAG